GAATTATACAGAAACGACGCAGTAATCATGTCATTTTTCTCTCGCAGTGATTGACAGACCAATATCCCACCCTATCCCGTGTAAATATGTCCGCCCAGCTCCGTGAGATGGCTGGCTTTTAGGGAGTGAACAGATGGTTGCGTTGcttgaagtttttttttttttccacccatCGTCCTGTACATTCACTGATACCGATACACAAACCGTAAACAGCGTAACCTCCGAGGCACATTGCACGATGGATCTGAATTAGCATCATTATATGATACTTAATTTTGCCGGCCAAAGGGGAGGATGCTGCACTGTTTACGGCTTGGGTATCGGTATCTGGTTGCTCCCCATTCCCCACTAAAATAcgatttccctcccccccccccccgtatATCGGATACATAAACAGTAATTCGCTGTTGGTTATTACGTTATTGCCCTTACTTTCTGTCATACGTTGCTGCCGCGAGTACAAGTTTAGCGTGTCTATCCTCTCGTGccttttctcttcacatCCTCATAGGGACTTTGCAGCACCCGCGTGTCTGAATAATCATAAATAACATTAtcttcattattattttttggcGTCTTCTTATTGATATTTTCATCGACAGGTGCTAATGAATCACACTTCGATTCCAGTTATTGATGTGAGCCCTCTGTTTCGTGAAGGTGAACATCGGGTAATGGACGTTGCCCAACAAATTGACTGGGCTTGCAGGACGTGGGGTTTCTTTCATGTCGTGGGGCATCCCATTTCCCCTGAACGGATTGGAAAGTTGATGGAAATGGCCAAAACGTTCTTCTCGCTTCCACTGGAAGAGAAACTTAAAATTAACATTCAAAAGAGCAAACATCATCGCGGCTACGGGTGCCTTAATGCGGAGAATGTTGACCCAACGAAGCCATTTGACTGCAAGGAAACATTTGATATGGGCTGCCACCTCCCTGAGGATCACCCCGATGTCGCAGCTGGGAAACCGTTGCGTGGACCGAACAATCACCCCACGCAAGTGGGGGGTTGGATGGAATTAATGGAAACACACTATCGCGATATGCGGGACTTTGCCCTCGTTATTCTTCGTGCCCTTGCACTCGCTATTGGCTTAAGGAAAGACTTTTTCGACAATAAGTTTGATGAGCCATTGAGTGTGTTCCGCATGGTGCATTACCCCGCACAAAAGGAGGGGTCGCGCCATCCTCTTGTTTGTGGTGAGCATACGGATTATGGTATTATTACATTACTCTACCAAGATTCGGTGGGCGGACTGCAGTTGCGCAATCTGTCAGATGAGTGGGTGGATGTGGAACCCATCGAAGGAAGTTTTGTTGTGAATATTGGGGACATGATGAATATGTGGAGTAATGGCCGTTACCGTTCTACTGCGCATCGCGTTCGCTTAACCACAACGGATCGCTACTCCATGCCATATTTCTGCGAGCCCGATCCTTATACTCTTATTGAATGCCTTGATCATTGTCATTCGCCAAGCAATCCTCCCAAATATCCACCAGTCCGTGCTGTGGATTGGTTGCTGAAGCGTTTCGAGGAAACATATGCCCATCGCAAGGCAAATATGTGAAGGGGCGCCAGTGAGTGTATCCCTTACGCGTCTATGCGCTGCGGTGCCATGGCGTTGGTCAATATGGTTACATGAGTGCCGTGTAGGACGATGCCAGTGTGAGCCAGCGGGATGCTATAAGAATTTGCGTAGCATCTTGCGcttcaaaggaaaagaaaaggaggtgaaAAAGATGGTGGCTCGTGGGTCACTTTTCAACTTCTTTCGTCTTAATTTAAAACATAGGGGGTTTGCTGTAAGGCtcatcctttcctttcttcccttcaccactttttctcccactttatttacttatacttttttttcctttttcaaaatGGGAATAACTTTACTGCAGCGGTTGTTAACGGATTTCAGATGAACGGGGGAGGCGCGGTGTTGTGTCTTGGTTTTGATGTCTGTTCGCACTTTGGAAGGATAAaggcacaaagaaaaaaaagggggacgaTAACATTATTATTGCCTTACTTCTTCCTTAAACACCTTTCGGCTATTCTGTTttgctactgttgttgttgttgttgttgtttttgtcagTGGTTCTTTGTGGAGCACTCTGGGAGCCCTTTCGTCTAGGGCGGACTCCTTTGCCTTCATCCAGATGTTCTTGCGGGGTGTTCTCtaacataaagaagaggaaatagtaatagtatgagagggtggtggtggagggaaaggaTCTCATCGCTAACGATGACTGTAAGGTTGGTTCGGTAAGTTGTGCGTGCGCAACGCGTGTCATCATGCAGCATTCAGCCCTCAGATATGTATTGCTCGGTTCGTTGTCCAATGCCATCTTTTAAaaagatgtgtgtgtgtgtgtgtgcttctcGTGTGATGGAAGCGCTGGTTTGCGCTTTGCCTACTTCGGCCCCATCGGATTCTTACATGCGTGTGGtgcggggggaggggagacgTTTTAGCGCTGTGCATCAGCACCTTTTAGGAATGTCAAATGCATCCAGCCGCTGGCAAAACTGAGGTTGTGTTTCGTATTTCTGGTCACACGATAACTGCACATGTCGCATTCCACACATCAGttacttgttttgtttttttttttcgtcaacCGGTCACGTAATGATCGCTCGTGTAAGGCTGTGGTGCCCAGCGAAACTACTCCCGAGACTGCTATGGCGGCCGGCGTTTATGCCCGCTTTAGTTTGCGTGAGAAGCGCCATCTGTGTGGAATGGTGGGTCTGCGGTGCTAAGCATATACAAGCCcaattttgtgtgtgtgtttccggGAGTTTGGTAGTGAggaactgtttttttttttccctctcatttCCCGTAACATACGACCCggatcatttttttttctttttttgcatgTGGGGAGGGGTGACTTTCGTGCACAAGTGGGGAAGCACACTGAGTTTGCTGAGAGCGCCAGTCGTCTGCGCACAAGCAGACGTGGGTGTCGGCCAAAACTGATGTGCCACCATTATGAGAAACTATGAGTTGTATTGTAAAGGCGTAACTGCcgtctcctcttttttcttcccatgtTTGAAG
This portion of the Trypanosoma brucei brucei TREU927 chromosome 7, complete sequence genome encodes:
- a CDS encoding iron/ascorbate oxidoreductase family protein, putative — protein: MNHTSIPVIDVSPLFREGEHRVMDVAQQIDWACRTWGFFHVVGHPISPERIGKLMEMAKTFFSLPLEEKLKINIQKSKHHRGYGCLNAENVDPTKPFDCKETFDMGCHLPEDHPDVAAGKPLRGPNNHPTQVGGWMELMETHYRDMRDFALVILRALALAIGLRKDFFDNKFDEPLSVFRMVHYPAQKEGSRHPLVCGEHTDYGIITLLYQDSVGGLQLRNLSDEWVDVEPIEGSFVVNIGDMMNMWSNGRYRSTAHRVRLTTTDRYSMPYFCEPDPYTLIECLDHCHSPSNPPKYPPVRAVDWLLKRFEETYAHRKANM